From the Thermococcus guaymasensis DSM 11113 genome, one window contains:
- a CDS encoding cobalamin B12-binding domain-containing protein, with protein MVERSKVRVVIAKPGLDGHDRGAKVVARALKEAGYEVIYTGIRQTPEQIVETVVQEDAAVLGISILSGAHMVLIPKIIKLLEERGIKPNEDIVIFAGGIIPPDDAEELKKMGVSEVFGPGTSLKTIIEFVDKAVENLKRFKA; from the coding sequence ATGGTCGAGCGCTCAAAGGTTCGCGTCGTCATAGCAAAGCCCGGCCTTGACGGTCACGACAGGGGTGCCAAGGTCGTGGCAAGGGCCCTTAAGGAGGCCGGATACGAGGTCATCTACACGGGAATAAGGCAGACTCCGGAGCAGATCGTTGAGACGGTTGTCCAGGAAGACGCCGCGGTTCTGGGCATAAGCATTCTCTCAGGGGCCCACATGGTTTTGATTCCGAAGATAATTAAGCTCCTTGAAGAGAGGGGGATAAAGCCGAACGAGGACATTGTAATCTTTGCTGGGGGAATAATCCCGCCTGACGACGCCGAGGAGCTTAAGAAGATGGGTGTTTCCGAGGTCTTCGGCCCGGGAACCTCGCTCAAGACTATCATCGAGTTCGTCGATAAGGCCGTTGAGAACCTCAAGCGCTTCAAGGCTTAA
- a CDS encoding phosphatase PAP2 family protein, whose product MYPHLGRWSVNYTDLLLALPGTSRDFVLGLLVWTKSHALLYAFMDVLYKTGFTGVIFGVTLYLLLIDPKSAERLAKSCLVAFLIMSVIFVIAYVYPPHLVYTDLPREYPPPGWQARPQFVLPSPHCTVDTLGFIALVRRKEKLSKMLAIVVALIPASTVLLAEHWVWDAFTGIFLGYLVYRLSERF is encoded by the coding sequence GTGTATCCTCATCTTGGCCGTTGGAGCGTCAACTACACTGACCTGTTGCTGGCCCTCCCCGGCACGTCCCGCGACTTTGTTCTGGGGCTCCTGGTATGGACGAAGTCGCACGCCCTGCTCTATGCTTTTATGGACGTTCTCTATAAGACCGGGTTTACGGGTGTGATATTCGGGGTCACCCTGTATCTCCTCCTTATCGATCCCAAAAGTGCTGAAAGACTCGCGAAGAGTTGTCTTGTGGCGTTTCTGATCATGAGCGTTATATTCGTTATAGCATACGTCTATCCGCCCCACCTTGTGTATACTGACTTGCCAAGGGAGTACCCACCTCCAGGGTGGCAGGCGAGGCCGCAGTTCGTCCTCCCCTCCCCCCACTGCACCGTGGATACTCTGGGTTTCATTGCGCTCGTGCGTAGAAAGGAAAAGCTTTCCAAGATGCTGGCGATCGTCGTTGCGCTGATTCCAGCTTCAACGGTTCTCCTGGCTGAACACTGGGTTTGGGACGCGTTTACCGGGATATTCTTGGGCTATCTCGTGTACAGGCTCTCGGAACGTTTTTAA
- a CDS encoding glycogen debranching N-terminal domain-containing protein, translated as MGVSIEGTKLLEVSGEEGITAVYRAGKCYVIRRITTGNGYHDRVLVFNPTHSPVELDVAFSYSTPFEDILEADWGRVERHPLREGNTLVWKGADGRVRRLKIEEKSGKIPELFAGSVRKLPAGVERRRCARDAEGSGGGRKVKPENSGFEPKFGLVEVGANFRRIPRESARFYGTVAREKRLKLNSWEEPTF; from the coding sequence TTGGGGGTTTCCATTGAGGGGACAAAGCTCCTTGAAGTGTCGGGAGAGGAGGGCATAACTGCAGTTTACCGGGCCGGAAAGTGCTACGTCATCAGGAGAATAACAACCGGAAACGGCTACCATGACAGGGTGCTCGTCTTCAACCCCACCCATTCCCCGGTTGAACTGGACGTAGCGTTCAGCTACTCCACGCCTTTTGAGGACATCCTTGAAGCTGACTGGGGGAGAGTCGAGAGGCACCCGCTCCGGGAGGGCAACACCCTAGTCTGGAAGGGGGCCGACGGCAGGGTGCGGCGGCTGAAGATAGAGGAGAAGAGCGGAAAGATACCCGAGCTTTTTGCCGGTTCCGTACGCAAACTGCCTGCAGGCGTGGAGCGCCGCCGGTGCGCTCGCGATGCTGAGGGTTCTGGAGGTGGAAGAAAGGTGAAACCAGAGAACAGCGGGTTCGAGCCGAAGTTCGGGCTGGTGGAAGTAGGGGCGAACTTCCGGAGAATCCCCAGGGAGAGCGCCCGCTTCTACGGCACAGTCGCGCGGGAGAAGAGGTTGAAGCTGAACTCCTGGGAAGAGCCCACCTTTTAG
- the mce gene encoding methylmalonyl-CoA epimerase, with protein sequence MFRKIDHVGIAVKNLEEAIKVWEGLGLKVEEIEEVPDQKVRTAIIHIGESRIELLEPTAEDSPIAKFIAKRGEGIHHIALGVTNIEEHLKELKEKGYRLIDEEPRTGAGGAKIAFVHPKAVTGVLLELCERGE encoded by the coding sequence ATGTTCAGGAAGATAGACCACGTTGGTATAGCCGTTAAGAACCTTGAGGAGGCCATAAAGGTCTGGGAAGGGCTTGGTCTCAAGGTCGAGGAAATCGAGGAAGTGCCCGACCAGAAGGTTAGAACCGCCATAATCCACATCGGAGAGAGCAGGATTGAGCTCCTTGAGCCGACCGCCGAGGACTCACCGATAGCGAAGTTCATAGCCAAGCGCGGTGAGGGGATACACCACATAGCCCTCGGCGTCACGAACATCGAGGAGCACCTCAAGGAGCTCAAGGAGAAGGGCTACCGGCTCATAGACGAGGAACCGAGGACTGGTGCAGGCGGGGCCAAGATAGCCTTCGTCCACCCGAAGGCCGTAACGGGTGTGCTTCTCGAACTCTGCGAGAGAGGGGAATGA
- a CDS encoding Maf-like protein — protein MLVLASASPRRKEILSRFISDFHVIPSNAEERCSGTPEECAVELARLKAREVYSRVGGTVIGADTVVSIDGYILGKPRDEQEAYEMLKLLSGRVHLVTTGYCIVREGEEITGSVTTEVKFRELDDELIWAYIRTGEPMDKAGAYGIQGKAGLFVEWINGDYYNVVGFPMEIIWKLRELGFDIISR, from the coding sequence ATGCTCGTTCTGGCCTCAGCTTCACCGAGGAGGAAGGAGATACTGTCGCGCTTCATCTCTGACTTCCACGTAATCCCGAGCAACGCGGAGGAGAGATGTTCAGGAACTCCCGAGGAGTGCGCCGTTGAGCTCGCGAGGCTGAAGGCGAGGGAGGTCTACTCGCGCGTCGGCGGCACGGTCATCGGCGCGGACACGGTCGTCAGCATTGACGGCTATATACTCGGCAAGCCGAGGGACGAGCAGGAAGCCTACGAGATGCTCAAACTGCTCAGCGGGAGGGTTCACCTCGTCACGACCGGCTACTGCATAGTCCGCGAGGGAGAGGAGATAACTGGCTCGGTCACGACCGAAGTCAAGTTCCGCGAGCTGGACGATGAGCTGATATGGGCCTACATAAGAACCGGCGAACCGATGGACAAGGCCGGTGCTTACGGGATTCAGGGAAAGGCCGGCCTCTTCGTCGAGTGGATTAATGGCGACTACTACAACGTCGTCGGCTTTCCGATGGAGATAATTTGGAAGCTCAGGGAGTTAGGCTTTGACATCATATCACGATGA
- the leuS gene encoding leucine--tRNA ligase: MAELNFKAIEEKWQKRWLEEKVFEPDRKAKPKEKKFYITVAFPYLSGHLHVGHARTYTIPDVIARFKRMQGYNVLFPMAWHITGAPIVGIAERIKNRDPKTIHIYRDVYKVPEEILWKFEDPKEIVKYFMKAAKETFIRAGFSVDWTREFHTTSLFPPFSKFIEWQFWTLKDMGLVVKGAHRVRWDPVVGTPLGDHDIMEGEDVQILEYVIIKFILEENGEKIYLPAATLRPETVYGVTNMWLNPNATYVKAKVKRGDKVETWIISKEAAYKLSFQDREIEVIEEFKGEKLIGKYVRNPVTGDEVIILPAEFVDPDNATGVVMSVPAHAPFDHIALEDLKKETELLLKFDIDPRVLEEISYISLIKLEGYGDFPAVEEAEKLGVKSQKDKEKLEEATKNIYKAEYHKGIFKVEPYAGKPVQEVKELIAKELQEKGIAEIMYEFADKPVISRFGNQAVIKIIHDQWFIDYGNPEWKEKAREALANMRIYPESRRAQFEAVIDWLDKKACARKVGLGTPLPWDPEWVIESLSDSTIYMAYYTISRHMNRLREEGRLDPEKLTREFFDYLFLEDFSEEKEKELAEKTGIPAEIIHEMKEEFEYWYPLDWRCSAKDLIPNHLTFFIFNHVAIFRREHWPKGIAVNGFGTLEGQKMSKSKGNVLNFIDAIEENGADVVRLYIMSLAEHDSDFDWRRKEVGKLRRQVERFYELVSEFSSYEAKEGVELKDIDRWMLHRLNKAIEGTTKALEEFRTRTAVQWAFYTVLNDLRWYMRRTEGRDDEAKRFVLRKLADVWVRLMAPFTPHISEELWEKLGGEGFVSLAPWPEPVEEWWNETVEAEEEFVKSILEDIKEIIRVAKIEDAKRVYIYTAPEWKWRVVEVVAEKRDFKSAMAELMKDPEMRKHGKEVSKLIQRLIKERAFEVKCIDEEKALREAKDFIEKELGVEVIINPEEDRGGKKKQAMPLKPAVYVE, encoded by the coding sequence ATGGCTGAGCTTAACTTCAAGGCCATTGAGGAAAAGTGGCAGAAGCGCTGGCTTGAGGAGAAGGTCTTTGAGCCCGACAGAAAAGCCAAGCCCAAGGAAAAGAAGTTCTACATCACCGTCGCCTTCCCGTACCTTTCGGGACACCTCCACGTCGGCCACGCGAGAACCTACACGATTCCCGACGTGATAGCGCGCTTCAAGAGGATGCAGGGCTACAACGTGCTGTTCCCGATGGCCTGGCACATCACGGGGGCTCCAATAGTCGGAATCGCCGAGAGGATAAAGAACCGCGACCCCAAGACCATACACATCTACCGCGACGTCTACAAGGTTCCGGAGGAGATACTCTGGAAGTTCGAAGACCCGAAGGAAATCGTCAAGTACTTCATGAAGGCCGCGAAGGAGACCTTTATAAGGGCAGGCTTTAGCGTGGACTGGACGCGCGAGTTCCACACGACGAGCCTCTTCCCGCCCTTCAGCAAGTTCATAGAGTGGCAGTTCTGGACGCTCAAGGACATGGGACTGGTCGTTAAAGGTGCTCACAGGGTCAGGTGGGACCCCGTTGTTGGAACTCCCCTCGGCGACCACGACATAATGGAAGGTGAAGATGTCCAGATTCTTGAGTATGTCATCATCAAGTTCATCTTGGAAGAGAATGGGGAGAAGATATACCTGCCCGCGGCGACACTGAGGCCCGAGACAGTCTACGGCGTCACCAACATGTGGCTGAATCCAAACGCCACTTACGTCAAGGCGAAGGTCAAGCGCGGCGATAAAGTTGAGACGTGGATAATCAGCAAGGAGGCCGCTTACAAGCTCTCCTTCCAGGACAGGGAGATTGAGGTCATAGAGGAGTTCAAGGGCGAGAAGCTGATAGGCAAATACGTGAGGAACCCCGTCACCGGCGACGAGGTCATCATCCTGCCGGCAGAGTTCGTTGACCCGGACAACGCAACCGGCGTGGTTATGAGCGTTCCTGCTCACGCTCCCTTCGACCACATCGCCCTCGAAGACCTGAAGAAGGAGACGGAGCTTCTCCTGAAGTTTGACATAGACCCGCGCGTCCTTGAGGAGATAAGCTACATCTCGCTGATCAAGCTGGAAGGCTATGGCGACTTCCCTGCGGTTGAGGAGGCTGAGAAACTCGGCGTGAAGAGCCAGAAGGACAAGGAGAAGCTCGAAGAGGCCACAAAGAACATCTACAAGGCCGAGTACCACAAGGGAATCTTTAAGGTTGAGCCCTACGCGGGCAAGCCCGTCCAGGAGGTCAAAGAGCTCATCGCAAAGGAGCTCCAGGAGAAGGGAATAGCGGAGATAATGTACGAGTTCGCGGACAAGCCCGTCATCTCGCGCTTCGGCAACCAGGCCGTCATCAAGATAATCCACGACCAGTGGTTCATCGACTACGGAAATCCCGAGTGGAAGGAGAAGGCGAGGGAAGCGCTGGCGAACATGAGGATCTACCCGGAGAGCAGGCGCGCCCAGTTCGAGGCGGTGATAGACTGGCTTGACAAGAAGGCCTGCGCTAGGAAGGTCGGCCTTGGAACCCCGCTCCCGTGGGACCCAGAGTGGGTAATCGAGAGCCTAAGCGACTCGACTATCTACATGGCATACTACACGATAAGCAGGCACATGAACAGGCTGAGGGAAGAGGGCAGGCTCGACCCCGAGAAGCTCACGAGGGAGTTCTTCGACTACCTGTTCCTGGAGGACTTCAGCGAGGAGAAGGAGAAAGAGCTTGCCGAGAAGACCGGAATCCCGGCCGAGATAATCCACGAGATGAAGGAGGAGTTCGAGTACTGGTACCCGCTCGACTGGCGCTGCTCGGCGAAAGACCTCATCCCGAACCACCTGACGTTCTTCATCTTCAACCACGTGGCGATATTCAGGAGGGAGCACTGGCCGAAGGGCATCGCGGTGAACGGCTTCGGAACCCTCGAAGGCCAGAAGATGAGCAAGAGCAAGGGCAACGTGCTGAACTTCATAGATGCAATCGAGGAGAACGGTGCCGATGTGGTGAGGCTCTACATAATGAGCCTTGCCGAGCACGACAGCGACTTCGACTGGCGCAGGAAAGAAGTAGGAAAGCTCCGCAGGCAGGTCGAGCGCTTCTACGAGCTGGTGAGTGAGTTCTCAAGCTATGAAGCCAAAGAGGGTGTCGAGCTCAAGGACATCGACAGGTGGATGCTCCACCGCCTTAACAAGGCCATCGAGGGAACCACCAAGGCCCTTGAGGAGTTCAGGACGAGGACTGCCGTCCAGTGGGCGTTCTATACGGTTCTCAACGACCTGCGCTGGTACATGCGCAGAACCGAGGGAAGGGACGACGAGGCAAAGCGCTTCGTTCTCAGAAAGCTCGCCGATGTCTGGGTCAGGCTGATGGCGCCCTTCACGCCACACATCAGCGAGGAACTCTGGGAGAAGCTCGGCGGAGAGGGCTTCGTGAGCCTCGCCCCCTGGCCAGAACCGGTCGAGGAGTGGTGGAACGAAACCGTTGAGGCGGAGGAGGAGTTCGTTAAGTCCATCCTCGAGGACATCAAGGAGATCATCCGCGTGGCGAAGATAGAGGACGCCAAGAGGGTCTACATCTACACCGCGCCGGAGTGGAAGTGGAGGGTCGTTGAGGTCGTCGCTGAGAAGAGGGACTTCAAGTCAGCTATGGCAGAGCTCATGAAGGACCCGGAGATGAGGAAGCACGGCAAGGAGGTCAGCAAGCTCATCCAGAGGCTCATCAAGGAAAGGGCCTTCGAAGTGAAGTGCATAGACGAGGAGAAGGCACTCAGGGAAGCTAAGGACTTCATAGAGAAGGAGCTGGGCGTTGAGGTCATCATCAACCCCGAGGAGGACAGGGGAGGAAAGAAGAAGCAGGCAATGCCGCTGAAGCCGGCGGTTTATGTGGAGTAA
- a CDS encoding DUF835 domain-containing protein produces the protein MPLGPQMIPLFSKKSRPFIGNDVRREEVIIPPSQIKRLVITKLSSNRPVLLVARDPPNIVTEKLNVNDKRLKVVWISTVDHPSAINPRDLYKLEFVIIKDVSTRRSVVILDGVEYLILEAGLAPTMKFLAKVNDITLVNNSKLHVVLGDSLGEKEVALLKRTLGIF, from the coding sequence ATGCCCTTGGGACCCCAGATGATTCCATTATTCAGCAAGAAGTCAAGACCTTTCATTGGGAATGATGTGAGAAGGGAAGAGGTGATTATTCCGCCCTCCCAGATAAAGAGACTTGTAATTACTAAACTCTCTTCCAATCGCCCTGTTCTTCTCGTAGCTAGGGATCCCCCTAACATAGTGACTGAAAAACTGAATGTGAACGACAAACGGCTTAAGGTAGTGTGGATCTCTACGGTAGACCATCCCAGTGCCATAAATCCGAGGGATCTCTACAAGCTGGAATTTGTGATAATTAAGGATGTCTCCACAAGGAGGTCTGTTGTGATCTTGGATGGCGTTGAATACCTCATTCTTGAGGCTGGTTTGGCCCCAACGATGAAGTTTCTTGCGAAGGTCAATGATATAACGTTGGTCAACAACTCAAAGCTCCACGTGGTTCTGGGGGATTCACTGGGTGAAAAAGAAGTGGCTCTTCTAAAAAGAACGTTGGGAATATTTTGA
- a CDS encoding PHP domain-containing protein has protein sequence MLHDAHTHTLHSDGLGEVFENIAEAERKGLSLVAITDHSHYVLGSNFNAYLNEIRRWGEDSGITILAGIEGNITPNGVDVPAWAAEKLDFVIASVHEWVDRPDQYVGLVKAALIDENVDIIGHFGASFPYIGYPPWEDLVELIELAEENGKAFEISSRYRVPDLEFVRECIRRGVKLTFASDAHRPEKVGNVGWSVSIFRKAGGKPEDLLFEEFL, from the coding sequence ATGCTCCACGACGCCCACACCCACACGCTCCACTCGGATGGCCTCGGGGAGGTCTTTGAGAACATAGCAGAAGCAGAGAGAAAGGGCCTCTCGCTCGTGGCGATAACAGACCACAGCCATTACGTTCTGGGTAGCAACTTCAACGCTTATCTGAACGAGATCCGGCGCTGGGGAGAAGACAGTGGGATAACGATATTAGCTGGGATCGAGGGGAACATAACCCCAAACGGCGTGGACGTGCCTGCATGGGCCGCGGAGAAGCTAGACTTCGTGATAGCAAGCGTCCACGAGTGGGTTGATAGGCCTGACCAGTACGTTGGGCTCGTTAAGGCTGCCCTTATTGATGAGAACGTTGACATAATCGGCCATTTTGGAGCGAGCTTCCCCTACATCGGCTACCCACCTTGGGAAGACCTCGTTGAGCTGATAGAGCTGGCCGAGGAGAACGGAAAGGCCTTTGAGATAAGCTCACGCTACCGCGTCCCCGATCTGGAGTTCGTGAGAGAGTGCATAAGGAGGGGCGTCAAGCTGACGTTTGCCAGCGACGCCCACAGGCCCGAAAAAGTCGGGAACGTCGGCTGGAGCGTGAGCATTTTTAGAAAAGCCGGCGGAAAGCCCGAAGACCTGCTGTTTGAGGAGTTCTTGTGA
- a CDS encoding M24 family metallopeptidase, producing the protein MRLEKFISEMAKAGFEGAIVSPGANLYYLTGLHIHEAGERLTVLVVNAEGEYMLLAPSLYENVIENFPATFWRDGENPYHRLSWILGELKLSEGRLLIENTMRADWLINILKLGNGRFELYPLDLVTRELRMRKDRHEIEAMKHAAKAVDRVFEEILGWDLLGMRERDLALKIELAVRELSDGISFEPIVASGENAANPHHAPGDRRLRKGDLVILDYGAKWNGYCSDITRTIAIGQPSEKLLEIYEVVKEAQENAYRAVREGIPAREVDRAARETIAKAGYGEYFTHRTGHGLGLDVHEEPYIGPDSETVLENGMTFTIEPGIYIPGLGGVRIEDDVVVQDGRGKRLTRAERELIRL; encoded by the coding sequence TTGAGGCTTGAAAAATTTATATCGGAAATGGCAAAAGCTGGATTCGAGGGGGCGATAGTAAGCCCCGGAGCAAATCTGTACTACCTTACAGGTCTTCACATCCACGAAGCTGGAGAGAGGCTCACCGTTCTGGTTGTGAATGCCGAGGGCGAGTACATGCTCCTGGCGCCAAGCCTCTACGAGAACGTCATCGAGAACTTTCCCGCTACATTCTGGCGCGACGGCGAGAATCCTTATCACCGGCTTTCGTGGATACTGGGGGAGCTGAAACTTTCCGAGGGCAGGTTGCTCATTGAGAACACGATGAGGGCCGACTGGCTGATAAATATCCTCAAGCTGGGGAACGGTCGCTTTGAACTCTACCCATTGGACCTTGTTACCAGGGAGCTCCGCATGAGGAAGGACAGGCACGAAATCGAGGCCATGAAGCACGCGGCCAAAGCAGTTGACCGCGTTTTTGAGGAGATCCTCGGCTGGGACTTGCTCGGCATGCGCGAGAGGGATCTGGCACTGAAGATAGAACTGGCGGTGAGGGAGCTTAGCGATGGCATTTCATTCGAACCTATAGTGGCCAGTGGTGAGAACGCCGCAAATCCTCACCATGCTCCTGGGGATAGGAGGCTCAGGAAGGGCGACCTGGTTATACTCGATTATGGGGCAAAGTGGAACGGCTACTGCTCGGACATCACCAGGACAATAGCCATTGGACAGCCGAGCGAAAAGCTCCTGGAAATCTACGAAGTAGTCAAGGAGGCGCAGGAAAACGCATACCGGGCCGTCCGGGAGGGTATCCCTGCCAGGGAAGTTGACAGGGCCGCAAGGGAAACAATAGCAAAAGCAGGCTACGGCGAGTACTTCACCCACAGAACCGGGCATGGACTCGGGCTGGACGTCCATGAGGAGCCCTACATTGGTCCCGACAGTGAGACAGTCCTCGAAAACGGTATGACGTTCACTATCGAGCCCGGCATCTACATCCCCGGCCTCGGCGGTGTCAGGATAGAGGACGACGTCGTCGTTCAGGACGGTAGGGGAAAGAGGCTAACCAGGGCCGAGAGGGAGCTGATCAGGCTTTGA
- the meaB gene encoding methylmalonyl Co-A mutase-associated GTPase MeaB has translation MESLESLIQSALSGEKKAIARLITLVENDEEKAREIIRRIYPHTGRAYVVGITGPPGSGKSTLLDKLIKLARDEGHLVGVVAIDPTSPFTGGALLGDRLRMQRHSTDPGVFIRSMATRGSLGGLAKATNDAVKVLDAAGYDLIFVETVGVGQIEVDIVKTADTVVLVTVPGLGDEVQAIKAGLMEVADIFAINKADREGVEMVYLELKMALEFEREKWKGLGWEPPIVETTAFTLKGVRPLWEAIKKHREHMEKSGRLKERRMFRAREEVKTIIASTIASKVEEKLERGEARGLIEEVVERKLDPYSASQIVMEKLKEDLWR, from the coding sequence ATGGAGAGCCTTGAGTCCCTTATCCAGTCCGCACTTTCAGGCGAGAAGAAGGCCATAGCAAGGCTCATAACCCTCGTGGAGAACGACGAGGAGAAAGCAAGGGAAATAATCCGGAGGATTTATCCCCACACCGGAAGGGCTTATGTCGTCGGCATTACCGGTCCGCCTGGTTCTGGGAAGTCAACCCTTCTCGACAAGCTTATCAAGCTGGCCAGGGATGAAGGTCACCTCGTTGGTGTCGTGGCTATAGACCCAACTTCTCCCTTCACGGGGGGCGCCCTTCTTGGCGACAGGCTGAGGATGCAGAGGCACTCAACGGATCCCGGCGTTTTCATCAGGAGCATGGCCACGCGCGGTTCTTTGGGGGGGCTGGCGAAAGCCACCAATGACGCCGTGAAGGTTCTGGACGCGGCCGGCTACGACCTGATATTCGTTGAAACTGTTGGAGTCGGGCAGATCGAGGTGGACATCGTTAAGACTGCTGACACCGTTGTTCTCGTGACGGTTCCAGGCCTAGGCGACGAGGTTCAGGCAATAAAGGCCGGCCTTATGGAGGTAGCTGACATTTTCGCAATCAACAAGGCCGACAGGGAAGGTGTTGAGATGGTCTACTTAGAGCTCAAGATGGCGCTGGAGTTCGAGAGGGAGAAGTGGAAGGGGCTCGGCTGGGAGCCCCCGATAGTCGAGACGACGGCCTTCACCCTGAAGGGGGTCAGGCCTCTCTGGGAAGCCATAAAGAAGCACAGGGAGCACATGGAGAAGAGCGGCAGGCTGAAGGAGAGAAGAATGTTCCGCGCGAGAGAGGAAGTGAAAACCATCATCGCCTCCACCATAGCGAGCAAGGTGGAGGAGAAGCTTGAAAGAGGGGAAGCGAGGGGGCTTATCGAAGAAGTAGTTGAAAGGAAGCTCGATCCCTATTCAGCATCTCAAATCGTGATGGAGAAACTTAAGGAGGATCTCTGGAGGTGA
- a CDS encoding amidohydrolase, which translates to MIPVAKAFINGNVYVSFRPPIKVEAFLVVNGRVTKTGSTGEVLKAAKPLGAEVVDLGGKTVLPGFIDAHMHLDELGEYLGMLDLRGVRSIEELKEKLRKFAEEKEGWIRGHGWDQELFEEKRWPTRHDLDEVVSDRPVLLSRVCLHAAVLNTKALEETGLIDWDSEDVLRDENGEPTGIVKEEAFTHAVQKFNEMISEEEYAKSILRAAEYVLSKGVTGVGFVSVGERALRALSRLDAEGKLKIRVKAYLNPGENLEVLNSLKRLGVRNGFGGKKLKIGGIKVLADGSLGARTAWLSSPYSDAETRGHPNVTKEWLELVAREAHEAELQMAVHAIGDATLDMVLDVYESLKDVEKAGHRIEHASLMRPDQIERAKRLGVRLAIQPHFVITDWWVVERVGAERAKWAYPFRSIAKAGIPFGLSTDSPVEPLDPWETVYAAVTRGKYENLPLAVLTGDEALTLEEALHAYTAGSAEVLMENDLGSLEEGKLADFIVVSEDPFEVNERKLREIRVLETYLGGERVFKA; encoded by the coding sequence GTGATACCTGTGGCTAAAGCCTTCATAAACGGCAACGTTTACGTCTCGTTCAGGCCTCCCATCAAAGTTGAGGCATTTCTCGTCGTCAACGGTCGCGTTACTAAGACCGGATCCACCGGGGAAGTCCTCAAGGCAGCTAAGCCGCTGGGGGCGGAAGTTGTTGACCTTGGGGGAAAGACCGTCCTTCCGGGGTTCATAGACGCCCATATGCACCTCGACGAGCTTGGGGAATACCTCGGCATGCTGGACCTCCGGGGAGTTAGGAGCATCGAAGAGCTGAAGGAGAAGCTTAGGAAGTTCGCCGAGGAGAAAGAGGGATGGATTCGTGGCCACGGCTGGGATCAGGAGCTATTCGAAGAAAAGCGCTGGCCCACGAGGCACGACCTTGACGAGGTCGTTAGCGACAGACCAGTGCTTCTCTCAAGGGTGTGCCTTCACGCCGCCGTCCTGAACACGAAAGCGCTGGAAGAGACCGGTCTTATTGATTGGGACTCGGAGGACGTATTGCGGGATGAAAACGGCGAGCCAACTGGAATAGTCAAAGAGGAGGCCTTCACACACGCCGTTCAGAAGTTCAATGAGATGATTTCCGAGGAAGAGTACGCAAAGAGCATCCTCAGGGCAGCTGAATACGTGCTCTCGAAAGGTGTGACTGGAGTCGGTTTTGTCAGCGTGGGTGAGAGAGCTTTAAGGGCCCTGAGCAGGCTCGACGCCGAGGGGAAGCTCAAGATTAGAGTGAAAGCGTACCTAAACCCCGGCGAGAACCTTGAAGTTCTCAACTCTCTCAAAAGGTTAGGTGTAAGGAACGGCTTCGGAGGAAAAAAGCTGAAAATCGGCGGGATAAAGGTTCTCGCCGACGGCTCCCTTGGCGCCAGGACCGCCTGGCTCTCAAGTCCATACAGTGATGCAGAGACGAGGGGTCATCCAAACGTCACAAAGGAGTGGCTTGAACTCGTGGCGAGAGAGGCCCACGAGGCAGAGCTTCAAATGGCAGTTCATGCTATAGGTGACGCAACGCTTGACATGGTGCTCGATGTTTACGAGTCCCTGAAGGATGTTGAAAAGGCAGGACACCGGATAGAGCACGCCTCCCTCATGAGACCAGACCAGATAGAGAGGGCCAAACGGCTTGGGGTTAGACTCGCAATCCAGCCGCACTTTGTAATAACTGATTGGTGGGTCGTTGAAAGGGTTGGAGCAGAGCGCGCAAAGTGGGCGTACCCCTTCAGGAGCATCGCGAAAGCTGGAATACCCTTTGGCCTGAGCACGGACTCGCCGGTGGAGCCCCTCGACCCCTGGGAAACTGTCTATGCTGCTGTAACCCGCGGAAAGTATGAAAACCTCCCTCTCGCGGTGCTGACTGGAGACGAGGCACTGACGCTTGAAGAGGCTCTCCACGCGTACACAGCGGGATCTGCAGAGGTTCTTATGGAGAACGACCTGGGCAGCCTTGAGGAAGGCAAGCTGGCGGACTTCATCGTGGTGAGCGAAGACCCCTTTGAGGTTAATGAAAGGAAGCTAAGGGAAATAAGGGTACTGGAAACGTACCTGGGAGGGGAGAGAGTTTTCAAAGCCTGA